A single Alcanivorax borkumensis SK2 DNA region contains:
- a CDS encoding fluoride efflux transporter FluC, producing the protein MSLSAITEGGMLPWIAVAIGGAVGACLRFATSLWLGVPSMPSWPWATFGVNLAGSFLFGLLAILLASLPVGDVWRLALMTGMLGALTTFSTFSFELVRMVEARAFILAAGYAVGSVGACLLLGIAGLALGRLFFE; encoded by the coding sequence ATGTCGTTATCAGCGATTACCGAAGGCGGCATGCTGCCGTGGATAGCGGTAGCCATCGGTGGCGCCGTTGGCGCCTGCCTGCGTTTCGCCACCAGCTTATGGCTTGGCGTTCCGTCTATGCCCTCGTGGCCTTGGGCCACTTTCGGAGTGAACTTGGCAGGCAGTTTCCTGTTCGGCCTGCTGGCTATCTTGTTGGCTAGCCTGCCAGTGGGAGATGTGTGGCGGCTGGCATTGATGACCGGCATGCTCGGCGCACTGACCACCTTTTCTACGTTTTCGTTTGAATTAGTGCGGATGGTGGAAGCGCGGGCCTTTATACTTGCCGCCGGTTACGCGGTGGGGTCTGTTGGGGCCTGTTTGTTGTTGGGCATAGCGGGCCTAGCATTGGGTCGACTGTTTTTTGAATAA
- the serS gene encoding serine--tRNA ligase, protein MLDIRALRQDGEAIKAALSKRGYTLDLEEFAALDAKRKQADMRSQELQADRKKASKQVGELIKSGMAVDEAKAQVADALQTIDTELDKEVASAKAIQDEIREYLMGIPNVPQEAVPAGNDEDDNVEVRRWGTPKTLPFEPKDHVDIGEALEGGLDFERAAKLSGARFAVMSGGLARMHRALIDFMLDIHSDEHGYQEVYVPFLVGPEALRGTGQLPKFAEDLFKIEGERELYLIPTAEVPVTNLAADEILEANTMPRRYTCHTPCFRSEAGSHGRDTRGMIRQHQFEKVELVQMVRPEESDAALEALTGHAEAILQKLDLPYRVVILCGGDLGFSSSKTYDIEVWLPSQQCYREISSCSNFRDYQSRRMQARWRNPETGKPELVHTLNGSALAVGRTLVAILENYQNDDGSVTVPEALRPYMRGLERLK, encoded by the coding sequence ATGCTGGATATTCGTGCCTTGCGGCAGGACGGTGAAGCGATCAAGGCGGCGTTGAGCAAACGCGGCTACACCCTGGACCTGGAGGAATTTGCCGCTTTGGATGCCAAGCGCAAGCAAGCAGATATGCGCTCCCAGGAATTACAGGCGGATCGCAAGAAAGCTTCCAAGCAGGTGGGCGAGTTGATTAAGTCCGGTATGGCGGTGGATGAGGCTAAGGCACAGGTGGCCGACGCCCTGCAGACCATTGATACAGAACTGGATAAGGAAGTGGCCAGTGCCAAGGCGATTCAGGACGAAATTCGTGAATACCTGATGGGCATTCCCAACGTCCCGCAAGAAGCCGTACCTGCAGGCAATGATGAAGACGACAATGTGGAAGTGCGCCGCTGGGGCACACCGAAAACACTGCCGTTTGAGCCGAAGGACCATGTGGATATTGGTGAAGCGCTGGAGGGCGGGCTCGATTTTGAACGCGCGGCTAAGCTTTCCGGTGCACGTTTTGCAGTGATGAGCGGTGGCCTAGCCCGCATGCACCGGGCGCTGATTGATTTTATGCTGGATATACACAGCGACGAGCATGGCTATCAGGAAGTGTACGTGCCTTTCCTAGTGGGGCCGGAAGCGCTACGAGGAACTGGCCAGCTACCCAAGTTCGCTGAAGACCTGTTTAAAATAGAAGGTGAGCGTGAACTCTATTTGATTCCCACCGCTGAAGTGCCGGTGACCAATCTGGCCGCGGATGAAATTCTCGAAGCGAACACCATGCCCCGTCGTTATACCTGTCATACACCGTGTTTTCGTTCTGAAGCGGGCAGCCACGGTAGAGATACCCGCGGTATGATTCGCCAGCATCAGTTCGAAAAAGTGGAGCTGGTGCAGATGGTTCGCCCTGAAGAGTCCGATGCGGCGCTGGAGGCACTGACCGGCCATGCGGAAGCCATTTTACAGAAACTGGATTTGCCATATCGAGTGGTGATTCTTTGTGGCGGTGATTTGGGCTTTTCGTCTTCCAAAACCTATGACATCGAAGTCTGGCTTCCCAGCCAGCAGTGCTATCGGGAAATTTCTTCCTGTTCCAACTTCCGTGATTATCAATCACGTCGCATGCAGGCTCGCTGGCGCAACCCGGAAACCGGTAAACCCGAATTGGTACATACCTTGAATGGGTCTGCTCTGGCAGTAGGGCGTACTTTAGTAGCGATACTGGAGAATTATCAGAACGATGATGGTTCAGTAACTGTTCCTGAGGCACTGCGTCCCTACATGAGAGGTCTGGAACGCCTGAAATAG
- the cysG gene encoding siroheme synthase CysG, translating into MEFLPISWRLQGKVALLAGGGEVALRKGRLLHRSGAILTVVAPQVCDELLDIVVRSGGSCVVRAFESADLDGVALVICATDDRSTNAEIAKQAQQRGLPVNVVDDPSLGDFIFPAIVDRSPVLISISSSGASPVLARKLRAQLESTLPARWGRLADLMARFRQPLKDKLSNIGARRLFWEQTLDSPVVEKVLAGKDSEAEAMLAAAIESADATTLSRGEVYLVGAGPGDPDLLTFRALRLLQKADVVLYDRLVGKGIVDLARRDAELVYVGKARDKHALPQDNINELLVHYAKQGKKVCRLKGGDPFIFGRGGEEIDLIVAEGIDFQVVPGITAASGCASYAGIPLTHRDHAQSVRFVTGHRKDGSVDLDWKHLVSETETVVFYMGLVGLREICSQLIAHGRGGDTPIALVSRGTTNLQEVITGRLDQLPDDIEGREIHAPTLIIVGSVVSLHPKFGWFKP; encoded by the coding sequence ATGGAATTTCTACCGATCAGCTGGCGTTTACAAGGCAAGGTGGCTTTGTTGGCCGGCGGCGGCGAAGTGGCGTTGCGCAAGGGGCGCCTTCTGCACCGATCAGGTGCGATTTTGACTGTAGTTGCCCCGCAAGTATGCGATGAGCTGCTCGATATTGTGGTGCGTAGCGGCGGTTCCTGCGTGGTCAGGGCGTTTGAAAGCGCAGATCTAGACGGGGTCGCTCTGGTTATTTGTGCCACCGATGATCGCAGTACCAATGCTGAGATAGCAAAACAGGCCCAGCAACGGGGTTTGCCCGTGAATGTGGTCGACGATCCTTCGCTGGGTGATTTCATCTTTCCGGCCATTGTCGACCGTTCCCCGGTGTTAATCAGTATCAGCTCCTCCGGTGCTTCGCCAGTGCTGGCCAGGAAACTAAGAGCCCAGCTGGAATCCACTTTGCCGGCGCGCTGGGGAAGACTGGCTGACCTGATGGCGCGTTTCCGTCAGCCCTTGAAAGACAAGCTCAGTAACATCGGTGCCCGGCGTTTATTCTGGGAGCAAACACTGGATAGCCCAGTCGTGGAAAAAGTGCTGGCCGGCAAGGACAGTGAGGCAGAAGCCATGCTCGCCGCTGCGATCGAATCTGCCGACGCAACAACCCTGAGCCGAGGCGAAGTGTATCTGGTGGGTGCTGGCCCTGGGGATCCGGACTTGCTCACGTTCCGAGCGCTGCGTTTGCTGCAAAAAGCCGATGTGGTGCTCTACGATCGCCTGGTCGGCAAGGGTATTGTAGATCTGGCCCGTCGCGATGCGGAGCTGGTGTATGTGGGTAAAGCCCGTGACAAGCACGCGCTGCCCCAGGACAACATCAACGAGTTGCTGGTTCATTACGCTAAACAAGGCAAGAAGGTTTGCCGGTTGAAAGGCGGGGATCCTTTTATCTTTGGCCGTGGCGGTGAAGAAATTGACCTGATTGTGGCGGAAGGTATCGATTTTCAGGTGGTGCCAGGCATTACTGCGGCCAGCGGCTGCGCTTCCTATGCGGGTATTCCACTAACCCATCGTGACCATGCTCAATCCGTGCGATTCGTCACCGGGCATCGTAAAGATGGCTCGGTGGATCTGGATTGGAAACATTTAGTCAGCGAAACCGAGACAGTGGTATTTTATATGGGGTTGGTGGGCTTGCGAGAAATCTGCAGCCAGCTGATCGCCCACGGCCGTGGGGGCGACACACCCATCGCGCTGGTGTCACGAGGCACGACTAACCTTCAGGAGGTGATTACCGGTAGGCTAGATCAGCTACCTGACGATATCGAAGGCCGTGAAATTCACGCCCCCACCCTGATAATTGTTGGCAGCGTGGTCAGCCTGCATCCTAAATTTGGTTGGTTCAAACCCTGA